The following proteins are encoded in a genomic region of Deltaproteobacteria bacterium PRO3:
- a CDS encoding YceI family protein, with the protein MRVWMHRRIFCLALFGLALGLIGAPAALRAQAGAYKIDPKQSGFLVNTGVSGLFKKFGRNLTFEVRDYSGEIRFDPKESGASSVKLQVKSQTLALKSQATEQDRMNIEMRTHEKVLQSEKFPQIEYVSDRVQVWKTGEGRYDVDVQGHLTLHGVTRSVPLRASVQVRGNRLEAAGEATLSQKEFKIKSYAYQGGALRVADEVKISFNLVALR; encoded by the coding sequence ATGCGAGTATGGATGCATCGACGGATTTTTTGCCTGGCCCTCTTCGGCCTCGCCTTGGGCCTGATCGGGGCGCCCGCCGCTCTCCGGGCCCAGGCCGGCGCCTATAAGATCGACCCCAAGCAGAGCGGCTTTTTGGTCAACACCGGCGTCTCGGGCCTCTTCAAGAAATTCGGGAGAAATTTGACCTTCGAGGTGAGGGATTACTCCGGCGAAATTCGCTTCGACCCCAAGGAGTCCGGCGCCTCCTCCGTGAAGCTCCAGGTCAAGTCCCAGACCCTGGCGCTCAAGAGCCAGGCCACCGAGCAGGACCGCATGAACATCGAGATGCGGACTCACGAAAAGGTGCTGCAGAGCGAGAAATTCCCCCAGATCGAATACGTCAGCGACCGCGTCCAGGTCTGGAAGACGGGAGAAGGCCGCTACGACGTCGACGTGCAGGGCCACCTCACGCTCCACGGCGTGACGCGTTCGGTGCCGCTGCGCGCCTCCGTCCAGGTGCGCGGCAACCGCCTCGAGGCCGCCGGCGAGGCGACGCTCAGCCAGAAGGAATTCAAGATTAAGTCCTATGCCTACCAGGGCGGCGCCCTGCGCGTCGCCGACGAGGTGAAGATCTCCTTCAACCTCGTCGCTCTCCGCTAG
- a CDS encoding CBS domain-containing protein has product MSHLKSLVKKTDVVTLPPSATVLEASKKMAEHLIGSVIVLEGDRPLGIFTERDLLNRVVARGLDPQKTPLSQVMSQGLKTVSVHETVEACFKKMEETKCRHIPIEEDGRLVGVVTMRNILEWLTDQIKEENLFLKNYIQS; this is encoded by the coding sequence ATGAGCCACCTCAAGTCCCTGGTGAAGAAGACGGACGTCGTCACGCTCCCCCCTTCCGCGACGGTCCTCGAGGCCAGCAAGAAAATGGCTGAGCACCTGATCGGCAGCGTCATCGTCCTGGAGGGCGACCGTCCGCTGGGGATCTTCACCGAGCGCGACTTACTCAACCGCGTGGTGGCCAGGGGCCTCGACCCGCAAAAGACCCCCCTCTCCCAGGTCATGTCCCAGGGTTTGAAGACGGTCTCGGTCCATGAGACGGTCGAGGCCTGCTTCAAGAAGATGGAGGAGACCAAGTGCCGGCACATCCCCATCGAGGAGGACGGCCGCCTGGTCGGGGTGGTGACGATGCGGAACATCCTCGAATGGCTCACCGACCAGATCAAGGAAGAGAACCTCTTCCTCAAGAACTACATCCAAAGCTGA